A stretch of the Ostrea edulis chromosome 9, xbOstEdul1.1, whole genome shotgun sequence genome encodes the following:
- the LOC125659100 gene encoding zinc finger Y-chromosomal protein 2-like, with translation MKYIFSVVEYASSFVMQEGYIMENVKKTKAKQAFCPHCKYSTDRKNNLKRHIVTMHQDSSKILECCDTVFKSKALLREHVLLNHRSGYVCKICKRSFCRKALLRRHLSVHNGQKDFRCPFCSYATSHKSNLERHRKIHSKEDTVSEYTEGKGFSELEIPYGHSKEENTSKERNHGHLANKIHTAIVAKYENLLQGYDKCPIEQVENKNLENSRETFHDDNMNQVQIDPKQTENNRRKQFCIPPTSVKRLLAKPYKCSLCNRQFTSQNQEQRHDCVLLKDDFPNVPIICMIRKGIPPQQKYHL, from the exons ATGAAATACATATTTTCTGTCGTCGAATATGCTAGCTCCTTTGTCATGCAG GAAGGATACATCATGGAAAACGTAAAGAAGACAAAGGCAAAACAAGCGTTTTGTCCCCACTGCAAATACAGTACAGACAGGAAGAATAATCTAAAACGGCATATCGTAACAATGCATCAGGATTCTTCCAAGATTTTAGAATGCTGTGACACAGTCTTCAAATCGAAAGCCTTGCTGCGAGAGCACGTGCTTTTGAATCACAGATCTGGATATGTGTGTAAGATCTGCAAACGGAGCTTCTGTCGAAAGGCCCTTCTTCGTCGACATCTCTCCGTTCACAACGGTCAGAAGGACTTCCGGTGTCCGTTTTGCTCCTATGCAACAAGTCACAAAAGTAATCTAGAAAGGCACCGGAAAATCCACAGTAAAGAGGATACTGTTTCCGAATATACGGAGGGTAAAGGCTTCTCGGAGTTGGAGATACCTTACGGACACtcaaaagaagaaaacactTCCAAAGAGCGCAACCACGGTCATTTAGCAAACAAGATACATACCGCCATCGTGGCAAAATACGAGAACTTGCTTCAAGGTTATGACAAATGTCCAATAGAACaagtagaaaataaaaatctagaaaattcGAGGGAAACCTTCCATGATGACAATATGAATCAGGTACAAATAGATCCAAAGCAAACTGAAAACAATAGGAGAAAACAATTCTGTATTCCTCCGACGTCAGTGAAACGGTTGTTGGCCAAGCCATATAAGTGTAGCTTATGCAATCGTCAGTTTACTAGTCAGAATCAAGAACAACGGCATGATTGCGTTCTTCTTAAGGACGATTTCCCGAATGTGCCCATAATATGCATGATTCGGAAAGGAATTCCCCCGCAACAGAAGTATCACTTGTAA